In one Corallococcus sp. EGB genomic region, the following are encoded:
- a CDS encoding Rdx family protein has translation MADAKVSITYCTAUGYLPRATRAAAVLKDELEVDVELKKGGSGVFEVAVDGKVVIKKTGLAFPTEQEVVDAVFRALNP, from the coding sequence ATGGCCGACGCGAAGGTCTCCATCACCTACTGTACCGCTTGAGGCTACCTGCCCAGGGCCACCCGTGCGGCGGCCGTACTGAAGGATGAGTTGGAAGTGGATGTGGAACTGAAGAAGGGCGGGTCGGGGGTCTTTGAAGTAGCGGTGGACGGGAAGGTCGTCATCAAGAAGACCGGCCTGGCGTTCCCCACCGAGCAGGAGGTGGTGGACGCGGTGTTCCGCGCCCTGAACCCCTGA
- a CDS encoding APC family permease produces MRRAVSRWEIVGFSINDVIGSGVYLLPAAAAANLGSASTGAVVLAGLAVLLLVLCFAEAASYFDKPGSAYLYTREAFGERVGFQVGWMTWLARVSSVASLSVGFSRALGFLWPAANSGLGQGLAIAVPLLALTAINVVGVKGGARTAVFLAVTKTVPLLVFIAVGLFSVSVPLAMSVAPKEGGNLGSAVLLLLFAYAGFENTAAPAGEFKNPRRDVPFALIMQIGIVTVIYTAVQWVALGTLPGVADAQTPLANAAARFLGAWGGLLMTVGGVLSILGTNSNTVLAGPRYLYALAQDGFGPAALATLHPRYRTPTVTILTQTAIALPLAFSGSFEVLATLSVVARLATYFGTALSVPVLRRKLQAPANAFRIPGGPVIPLAAAALCVVFGLSAERENLIAGAIALAVGFVLYRFQRKPDGKAALG; encoded by the coding sequence ATGCGGCGCGCGGTATCGCGCTGGGAAATCGTCGGGTTCTCCATCAACGATGTGATTGGCAGCGGTGTCTACCTGCTACCCGCGGCGGCCGCGGCGAACCTGGGCTCGGCCAGCACAGGCGCCGTCGTGCTCGCGGGGTTGGCGGTGCTGCTGCTCGTGCTCTGCTTCGCGGAGGCAGCCAGCTACTTCGACAAGCCCGGCAGCGCCTATCTCTATACGCGCGAAGCCTTTGGGGAACGGGTGGGGTTCCAGGTCGGATGGATGACGTGGCTGGCCCGCGTCTCGTCCGTGGCCTCGTTGTCCGTTGGCTTCTCCCGCGCGCTGGGCTTCCTGTGGCCAGCGGCGAACTCGGGCCTGGGACAGGGATTGGCCATCGCCGTGCCCCTGCTCGCGCTCACCGCCATCAATGTCGTGGGCGTGAAGGGCGGCGCTCGCACCGCGGTGTTCCTCGCCGTCACCAAGACGGTGCCACTGCTGGTGTTCATCGCCGTGGGCCTCTTCTCCGTGTCCGTGCCACTGGCGATGTCGGTGGCTCCCAAGGAGGGAGGCAACCTGGGATCCGCGGTGCTGCTGCTGCTGTTCGCCTATGCCGGCTTCGAGAACACGGCGGCTCCGGCGGGCGAGTTCAAGAACCCACGCCGCGATGTGCCCTTCGCTCTCATCATGCAGATAGGCATTGTCACGGTCATCTACACGGCGGTGCAGTGGGTGGCGCTGGGCACGTTGCCCGGGGTCGCGGACGCGCAGACGCCGCTCGCCAACGCCGCGGCGCGGTTCCTCGGGGCTTGGGGTGGGCTCCTCATGACCGTGGGCGGGGTGCTGTCCATCCTGGGGACCAACAGCAACACCGTGCTCGCAGGACCGCGCTACCTGTACGCGCTTGCGCAGGATGGCTTTGGCCCCGCTGCGCTCGCCACCCTGCATCCGCGCTACCGCACGCCAACGGTCACCATCCTCACGCAGACGGCCATCGCGCTGCCCCTGGCGTTCTCCGGCTCGTTCGAGGTGCTCGCCACGCTCTCCGTGGTGGCCCGGCTCGCCACGTACTTCGGCACGGCCCTGTCGGTGCCCGTGCTGCGAAGGAAACTCCAGGCGCCCGCGAACGCGTTCCGCATCCCGGGCGGGCCGGTGATTCCCCTCGCCGCCGCCGCGCTGTGCGTCGTCTTCGGGCTGAGTGCGGAGCGCGAGAACCTCATCGCCGGTGCCATCGCGCTCGCGGTGGGATTCGTGCTCTATCGATTTCAGCGCAAGCCAGATGGGAAGGCGGCGCTCGGATAG
- a CDS encoding LytTR family DNA-binding domain-containing protein encodes MTPPQRALLVDDERLARAELRELLRPYPWVKVVGEADGVTSALARIEELQPSLLFLDVQMPGESGFDLLARLPACPFDVIFVTAHDAHALRAFEVNALDYLLKPVHPDRLARTLSRLAGEEPGGAEPARGPGRQKLTEGDLLLLENGAKSRFVRVEQIVCVRGAGDYSEVFAADGGQTLSPRPLKDWEQRLPERTFARIHRSALVNLAFVERVDRSLGGGGDVYLRGLPEPLPLSRSHAAALRERFG; translated from the coding sequence ATGACGCCCCCGCAGCGCGCCTTGTTGGTGGATGACGAGCGGCTGGCCCGCGCGGAGTTGCGCGAGCTGCTGCGGCCCTACCCCTGGGTGAAGGTGGTGGGCGAGGCGGACGGCGTCACCTCCGCGCTCGCGCGCATCGAGGAGCTCCAGCCGTCCCTCCTCTTCCTGGACGTGCAGATGCCGGGGGAGAGCGGCTTCGACCTCCTTGCCCGGCTGCCGGCGTGCCCTTTCGACGTCATCTTCGTGACGGCCCATGACGCGCACGCGCTGCGCGCATTCGAGGTCAACGCGCTGGATTACCTGCTCAAGCCGGTGCACCCGGACCGGCTCGCGCGGACGCTGTCACGGCTCGCGGGGGAGGAGCCAGGAGGGGCCGAGCCTGCTCGGGGCCCGGGCCGGCAGAAGCTCACTGAGGGGGATCTGCTGCTGCTGGAGAACGGCGCGAAGTCCCGCTTCGTGCGGGTGGAGCAGATTGTCTGCGTCCGTGGCGCGGGCGACTACTCGGAGGTCTTCGCGGCGGATGGCGGGCAGACCCTCTCGCCGCGCCCCCTGAAGGACTGGGAGCAGCGGCTCCCGGAGCGGACATTCGCTCGCATCCATCGCTCCGCGCTCGTCAACCTGGCCTTCGTCGAGCGCGTGGACCGGAGCCTGGGCGGCGGGGGAGACGTGTACCTGCGCGGACTCCCGGAGCCGCTGCCCCTCAGCCGAAGCCACGCGGCGGCCCTGCGCGAGCGGTTTGGCTAG